In Miscanthus floridulus cultivar M001 chromosome 8, ASM1932011v1, whole genome shotgun sequence, the sequence CATACAAGAAAGCTATTGAGCAACTAAAATCTGGTCAAGATATTATGGCTGGAGATTGCAACTATTTGGTATGGGTATCTTATAGTGGTCTTGGGAACAGGATCTTGACTATTGCCTCAGCATTTCTCTATGCCATCCTTACAAACAGAGTTTTACTTGTAGATGGAGATAAAGGCACTGCAGATCTTTTCTGTGAACCGTTCCCTGAAACTTCATGGTTACTACCGCCGGATTTCCCTATTGTTCAATTTAAGAACTTCAGTATTGGCTCCCCTGAGAGTTACGGAAACATGGTGAAAGCTGAAGCTATTCACTCTGATGGTTCTTTTAAGGGTCCTAAACCTGCCTTTCTATATCTTCACCTGGCTCATGACTATGATGATTATGATAAGCTTTTTTTCTGTGAACATAGTCAGCAACATCTTCAGAAGATCCCATGGCTGATCTTAAGATCCGATAATTACTTTGTACCTTCACTTTTTCTGATCCCATCATACCAAGAGGAACTCACGAGGCTGTTTCCTCAGAAAGATGTTGTTTTCCATCACTTGGGACGTTACTTGTTCCACCCTACCAATGTTGTCTGGGGCTTGATTACAAGGTACTATGATTCTTATCTTGCCAGAGCTGATGAGAAGTTAGGTATCCAGATTAGAGTCTTCGATACTGAAACCGGTCCATTTCAGCATGTCTTGGATCAGGTCCTTGATTGCACACTGAAGGAAAAATTACTACCAGAGATTAATGCACAACAGCCAATTATCTCGACAGGGAACATCAGGTCCAAAGTTGTTCTGATTACTTCTTTGAACTCAGGATACTATGAAAGAATCAGGAACATGTATTGGGAACATCCAACTGAGAATGGTGAGATAATTAGCTTCCATCAGCCAAGTCACGAGGAGCATCAGGATTCAGACAAGAAAATGCATAACATGAAAGCATGGGCAGAGATTTATTTGTTGAGCTTATCTGATGTTATGGTAACAAGTGCATGGTCAACTTTTGGGTATGTAGCTCAGGGTCTGAGTGGTTCGAAGACGTGGCTAATGTTCAAGCCAGAAAACCGCACCGTGCCTAATCCACCTTGCCGTCAAGTCATGTCTATAGAGCCGTGCTTTCATGCTCCACCTTTCTATGATTGCAAAACTAGGAGGGGAACTGATACAGGAAAGCTTGTTCCACATGTAAGACACTGTGAAGACATGAGCTGGGGCCTCAAGCTAGTTGATACGGGTGAGCTGTAGATGACTAGATGCGGTGTTTTTTCTttgtttagttcatatatgtacagTACAACCGAATGCTTTGTGCTATGGATTTTTCAGGTATATAGGTTCGAGTTTGTATTTATATTGAAGGCAAGATTTGAGTGATGTAGTTAATACGAAATGGCACAGTATGCTGCTTGTGGTCAGGTATATATAAGCTTAGTGCAACTATAACGGTTTTGTACATATAAATTATCTGTATCTCccgcctttctaaaaaaaattatctGTATCTCTCATAGCATCTGTTCATGCAATTATACATGCTTGAACTGGGAAAAAATCGACCAAGAAAATGAAAGTGGGCAAATATACTGAGGACTATGATCAATGGCAAAGAATGATAAGCTGTATTTCCTTGTCTTCCGTCCCCCCTACCATGAGCTATTAATACAGTTCGTCAGCTATTGAAGCTTTTATTCAATTTTCATGATAGAAAACTGCGAAGAGCAGAGCTAACAAGGGCCACTCCCTGTTAGAAGACATTGTGACCTTTTTGTGCCATAGCAATGGACAGGGAAAACAAAGGTTTTGGGAGTTGGGACGAGTACTTAGGAAGAGGAGAATGCGTGGATGATATTTTTGTTGAACGGGTCCGAAAGGTGTGTCAAAAGATTGTCGATAGGGCCGGCATGAGTTACTGATGCTTGCACCATGAAACCAAGCATGGCTACCATTGCCAACCTCCCTGTGACAGTAAGAAATCACGTTATTAGCAAACTAAGTGTAGGCTTATTTTTCTCGCAAATTGTACTGAGAGGAACCTACCATTCTTGATTTCTTTCAGCTTCTCTTCATGAGCATTCTCTATATCCTTTGCAAGTCCTAGTGGATTGAACAGTGGACCCCCAGGGTAGCTGTCGAAATTGAAAAAAAATGTAATGAGCGTAGCTAAGTCCTGTCAGGTAAATTGTTATGCTTCAACGCTCACTTACCCTGGCTGTTGACCTGCAAGTGCAGCCTCTAACCCTATGAATGTTCCTTCCTCTGCTTGTGATCCTGGATTTTTGAAGTCCATGTACCTCTTGGTTTCAGCGAATCTGTCGGAAGCGGAGTTGAATAGAAAACATGAAATCAAATCACAGCCTATCCCATTTTCTATCGAAATGTTTGGATGTTAAAGTTGAATTTACCCCATCAAGAGAAGCTGAACGAAGAAGAGCGCCGTGGTGTTTGCGAAGTCGAATTTCACCGCACCTGCTTCAAACCACACGGGGAGGTCGTTGTTCCCTGATACACGGAGCAACTGCAAAGACCAAAGAGTCACAAGCAAAGCAAGGGTTGAGGAGTCAGCCTTGTTCTCCAAATCAGTAAGGCCCATGTGAATCTTGGCTTTCGCTACTAGGCCCATGATTAGCAGGGAGTAAAATGGAAGAGGAAAAGCCCAAATCGGCACTTGGGCAGCTCTACTTGGCGTTGCAGCTTTGCAGGCCGAGCCCGCCGGGATAACACATAGCAGTAGTAGGTCGGTTTGCCGTTTAGTACCACATCGCCTATGTCAGCGAACGCGCGTCCTCAGAGATGTATAAAACGAGGCTGTGGGCTGGCGTTTAAACTCGTCTTTGCGCTTGGGGCAATGACGCAGCTCATGAGGTAATACCGAGGCGCGTCAATTGCTGGTTGAAAACTATTTCCAAACCCCCTCTGCGGCCCACCAGGGCCACAGAGAATTTTTGGAAGGGCTCCCTCTAACCAGGGTAAAGCCCACAATTCGTAACTGAAATTTTTTGAGGGCTGCATACGTTTGTGTTGAATCCATCAGCAATTCCTAATTGGTGTTGTCTTTGGCTGGTTCAGTTGTTTTTCCTAATTGGAGTTGTCCTTGGCTTACAATCAGTTGTGGTGGCTTCGTTATTGTATAGTTACCCATCTAATGAAAGGGAAGTACTTTGACAAACAGACGGGAAGGTGAGAAACTTACGTCAGTGAAAAGGATGCCGGCGACCCCTGCCATAGCGAAGCGGCAGTGCACGAGCTCGGCCTGAACGTACCACTTCAAGCTTGCCGGATCCTCGCCGAGGCCCAGGGGATCGAAGCCGAAATCACCTGGTAGTCTGCAATCAGAGACGCTACACTGTCAACTGATCATCGCCTGCAGAGAAACACCGGGAGATATCAGAGCGTCAGAAAACCGACGTGCCGTCGAGGTGAGGAGGCGGGTCCAGTCCGGGCAACCAGGTCGGCCGCTGGGTGCCGGCAGCTCGGACGGCGACAACTCGAGCTCTGGGTGACCGCGCGTGGTGTGCAGGCATGGCAAGCGTGCGTCTGCTGCTCCAACCTGCGAGCTGCCTGCAGGAGGGGGCGGTACGGGTACGCAGGACGCTTCCATGGCTATTGGCGGCTGTTACAGTGGACGCCATGGCTGCCACAGCCACCGTAGCTGCCGGGGATGTTTGTTGTCTTGCGGGACAAAATACAGCCGGGGGATTGGGCGTTCGTGCTTGCTCGTCTTTTGACCGGGGGTGTTGGGCAGGAAGCTCTCGGTTCTGGATATGAAATTAGAGGCGTTCGTTGCTTCGTTCAAAGGCTGACGGGCTGTGATGCTGATGCTATGCGGAAAAGCGCAAGAATGTGGTTGTTTGCCAGGCTCCCGATCTGATAAGGTGAGGAGAACTTTTTGGGCCACATTATCTGTGGTCTGTGGACTGCACGAACTGGTTGGTGGTATTTTGTTTTTTTCAGGCTGAGACGGGAAACAACAGATGGGCCTCTGCCGGGCCGTGTTCGTCTGCATTCACTGTTTCGttagtttttcttcttctttttgtttcGAAAAAATGGGTGTTTTCTTTTTTCAAGAAATGCATCGAAAGTTTAACTTGAGAGTACAGAGTATACATGACAAGCATTTGTAACCACCGAGAGTAACATGATAAAACAATCATACAGTAGCGCAGCAATACCTTCCAGTGGTATAAAACTACAAATGATTCGTACGGAGGACACGAGATTTCAaaaattattataaaaaatagCATAATCATATTCCAATATTTATTCTCAACGCCAGTGCTAAGCCGCCAcacaaaaaatttaaaaaaatcacAGACAAATTTCAAGGTCAATACAATCCTGATTGTGATTGATGGTGATCCAGCTAAGACCAACTGTTTGATTGCACCAATCGGCTTCGCCGACTGCACCGACGTGCTTTCCGCGTAGGCGCGTACCAGCCTCGTACGTGTACGTGCTCCGTATTATTGCCTGTACTGTGTATAAAATATACAATACGATTTTCCTATGGTCATCTAGTTGCTTCCAAAAGAATATCACTTGTTTATTAGTAAGCATATAAAAAACAAGAATATCACTCCGAAGCAAGTCCGATCCACGTGGTCTGCTACGCCTTACAACTCTACAAGCTGTCTGCTTCCGGGCGGTGCTGCGCGTTGCCCATTGCTGTCTGGCTTAGGCTATGGCTATCCGCTGTCCCCAGTGATCACGCGTTTACATTGTTATGATAATTATAATATATCTCCCTCAACATATGGTATCATTATATTGTTTGACAATAAACTTTAAGATTGTACACGTTGGTGAAACAACGAACAGAGATCTTATTTCACTTCATCAGCACGCTTTTACAAAGACCAGCGAAGGTTTTATTGGATTCCCGCAACTTCCCTTGGAGGTTCTCGAAGCCTTACCTTCCTTTGGAGATTTTAGAGGTTCTACGTTTCTTTGGAGGTTCTCCTATGCTAAAGAAGGTTTAACCTTCATTCCGAGGTTCTCGAAGGTTAAACCTTGTCTTAAATGCTCTCAAAGGTTCTTGGAGATTAAACCTTTTTTAAAGGGTCTCTCCGAGGTTAAACCCTTCTCTCAAATGCTCTCGGAGAATTAACCTTTCCTTGAACGTTCTTCATTCTCTAGCTCAGGATAACAAGAATTAGGGCTTCCTTTCCATTCTAGAGAACTCTCTCCTCCCCTCATTATGCACTTATTAGGCACTTTACATAGGAAAGTGGTCACTTACAAGCAGGCCCTTGATGAAACTGATTTTTACATGAAGCAACCTAAACCTCTATTTGGGTCTTCTCCAAGGAGATCTAGTCCCTCAACACTATATAATTTTTCTATATAACACTACATAGTTTTCTATATAACATCTGATTAATAAGTATGTTACTATCCACTTGGATTAGCCATTTAGCGTTGGACCCATCTTAATGGGAGCTTTGTTCTCATTTGATAGGATTGCACCTAACCATACTAGATAACTTCATAGACAAAGTTCCAAGTTTAAATGCAACAATTtcataaaaaacataaaaaataaaaaccatgcaTTGAAGAGGTTATTTGAGCCCTGACTCAAATACTATTTACTAATGTGGtagctaaaaataataaaataagcaTCTATTTAGTTTGACACCCGATAAATCTGTTTGGTAGGCAAAACATTCTCAAACGTTGGATTTTAACTTTCTAGGATCAAAATTGTCCTGTTAGGGTTATTAAATAGACCCTAAAACTGTGTGTGGTGGAGAAGGGTCTCCTCGTGCGGAGAAGGATCCCGTGGAGAAGATAAGCCGCATAGAGAAGAGAGAAAGGGTAAAATAAGTCATAAGTGAGAAAGAAAATAAATAGAGGAAGGAAAATAAAAAGGTATTATAGACATTTTATTCCACTTATCTCTCGGTCGTCCTCTCTCAGGGTCGTCCCTCTCAACGTTAGCAGGCAGCGGGCGTtgggtgcggcggcggtggcggcagaaGGGCAGTGTCGGGCGGGCGTGGCGAGCGAGCTGTGCGGCCAGGCGGAGGAAGCGGCGCGGGGCCGCGCGGCTTAGCCTGACGTGGGCGTGTAGCCAGGCACGCGGCTCTGCTTGGCGCGGGCGCGCGGCGACTTGGCCGGTGTCGTGAGCGCGCGTCTTGTGAAAAAGCAACCGACCATGGAGTCGAAGACCCGCCTCTCTCTCTCAACTCCTAGCGGATGCTGGGTGCGTCGTGCGGTGTGCTGTTGGCCCGCTGTTGGCCTTCCGCCGCCGCCAGCACCCAGCCATCCGCTAGAGTTGAGAGAGAGACGGATCTTCGACTCCATGGTCGGCTGCTTTCACGAGACGCGCGCTCGCGACGCTGGCCAAGCCGTGCGTGCCCGTGCCAAGCAGAGCCGCGTGCCTAGCTACGCCCGTCCGCGCCGAGCAGAGCCGCGTGCCTGGCTGCGCGTCCACGTCAGGCTAAACCGCACCGCCTGCTCGCCGCGCCTGCCCGACGGCCCGACGCTGCCCCTTCCGCCGCCGTACCCAGCTGCCCCGCTGTCTGCTAGCGTTGAGAGGGACGACCCTGAGAGAGACGACCGAGAGATAAGGGGTAAATTTGTCTTTTCACGGGGCTTTGGTTAATTTTAATTGTTTTGATCCGAATGTAGATAACTGAGTTAAGAATTGGGGTAAACGGAGCATTCGTTTTGGAAaagtaggggtaaaaacacaaagtagaagaaagtgggggtaaaatcacaattgaggTTTGAAATAGGGGCAAAAACGCAATATTCGGAAGGGCAAACTTGTCATCTTTCAACTTTTTTAACACCGTTACCTTGAGTATTTTTAATATTTAGGAAAAAATGTTTTATCAAATTTGTTTTTCCTATAAAACACCAAAAATTCTTTTTTTTGATCGGGTTTACAACTTGGTCGCACACAAAACACATTACTCCACACTCacaccacacgcacacacacgcaaTGCACGTCTATATACACGCAAAGAAGTGATTGGGAGACGGCGTCGCCATCTCGAATGCGCGGGAAACACGCAGTACCACCGAACACACACGCGTGCGTATATCCTAAAATTTATGGAAAAATTCCAGAAAAAATGTGCGATCAACATGATTCAAACCCTGATGGATAGCGTCTACCACTGGACCACAGGTGAAGTCGCAAAACACCTTAAATTCTATCGGAGCTGCTTCATcgtcaaagaaaaaaaaactacaatGAAGTAGAACACCTTAAATTCTATCAGAGCTGCTTCATcgtcaaagaaaaaaaattacaatGAAGTAGAACTACCAAACTGATGCATCATTGTAGGGTGAACAGCGAAAGCGTGACAGATCGGAGTTGCCTGTCCGCATGCATCCCTTCTACGTCTTGAATCGGCATGCATCAATGCATCAACATCGGTCGGGATACGGACATACTTTGTCGGTAAAGGTGGAAGTGGGTGCACGTGCATACGTGCAGCGCCCGTGGTCAAAGGTAACGAAGGCGAACGAACGGAGGAACGCTAGCTGGATTCTTTGTAGCCACTCATCGACTCACATAGTACTGTGTAAACGGACGACGGTGGTCAGAGGTCGGTGTAAAAGTCATACGAAAGCGATTGGTGACTGACGAATCTGGTGGCCACCGTGAGCTATGGCACCAAATTAAAACTTACTTTACGTACGTCTGCATGCCAAGCAATCTCATGAAGCCTAAGCATTagcggagccaagatgagcacctcgaggggctaatcaatagagatttagaacaaatatCGAAGATTAACAGTGAAATCACGTTTTTTTTTTCTACAGTAAATACAAAGAAAAATCATTCTCACAGGGGGGGCTGCGGCCCCCGTGGATCCGCCACTGAGCCTAAGTGTTCTCTTTTCAGAGGGAGATCATGGAATCTCTTCCTAAAAAAACAATCATGGAATCTcatcatcataaaataaaaagcACTAAAACAAGAGGAAAAGATCCGGAGATGGATGGACGAAGGTGCAGGAGCAGGATCATAGCATGGACAAGAAGCTGCCGTCATCCATCATCATGATCTCGTTCAAGCCGTCCCAGATGTCCTGTTCCTTGGGCACCGGCCTTATTATTCCCTGCTGCGTGGTCGGCGCCTGCGCCACGTGCACCGGCGACGCGGCGTTGGACCCGCAGTTCTCGCGGAGGCT encodes:
- the LOC136478159 gene encoding photosystem I chlorophyll a/b-binding protein 5, chloroplastic-like, which produces MASTVTAANSHGSVLRTRTAPSCRQLAGWSSRRTLAMPAHHARSPRARVVAVRAAGTQRPTWLPGLDPPPHLDGTLPGDFGFDPLGLGEDPASLKWYVQAELVHCRFAMAGVAGILFTDLLRVSGNNDLPVWFEAGAVKFDFANTTALFFVQLLLMGFAETKRYMDFKNPGSQAEEGTFIGLEAALAGQQPGYPGGPLFNPLGLAKDIENAHEEKLKEIKNGRLAMVAMLGFMVQASVTHAGPIDNLLTHLSDPFNKNIIHAFSSS